The Pongo pygmaeus isolate AG05252 chromosome 11, NHGRI_mPonPyg2-v2.0_pri, whole genome shotgun sequence genome includes a region encoding these proteins:
- the CLK1 gene encoding dual specificity protein kinase CLK1: MPRPAPETRSLRHQCFRDESRRSSCQLHFVVGTRRSQLCDYRDCVTTFVSFDLESLSRTMRHSKRTYCPDWDDKDWDYGKWRSSSSHKRRKRSHSSARENKRCKYNHSKMCDSHYLESRSINEKDYHSRRYIDEYRNDYTQGCEPGHRQRDHESRYQNHSSKSSGRSGRSSYKSKHRIHHSTSHRRSHGKSHRRKRTRSVEDDEEGHLICQSGDVLSARYEIVDTLGEGAFGKVVECIDHKAGGRHVAVKIVKNVDRYCEAARSEIQVLEHLNTTDPNSTFRCVQMLEWFEHHGHICIVFELLGLSTYDFIKENGFLPFRLDHIRKMAYQICKSVNFLHSNKLTHTDLKPENILFVQSDYTEAYNPKIKRDERTLVNPDIKVVDFGSATYDDEHHSTLVSTRHYRAPEVILALGWSQPCDVWSIGCILIEYYLGFTVFPTHDSKEHLAMMERILGPLPKHMIQKTRKRKYFHHDRLDWDEHSSAGRYVSRRCKPLKEFMLSQDVEHERLFDLIQKMLEYDPAKRITLKEALKHPFFDLLKKSI; the protein is encoded by the exons ATGCCCCGCCCCGCGCCGGAGACGCGCTCGCTGCGTCATCAGTGTTTTCGAGACGAGTCTCGACGCAGCAGCTGTCAGCTCCATTTTGTTGTTGGTACGCGACGCAGTCAGCTGTGTGATTACCGTGATTGCGTAACAACCTTTGTCTCCTTCGACTTGGAGTCTTTGTCCAGGACG ATGAGACACTCAAAGAGAACTTACTGTCCTGATTGGGATGACAAGGATTGGGATTATGGAAAATGGAGGAGCAGCAGCAGTcataaaagaaggaagagatCACATAGCAGTGCCCGGGAGAACAAGCGCTGCAAATACAATCATTCTAAAATGTGTGATAG ccATTATTTGGAAAGCAGGTCTATAAATGAGAAAGATTATCATAGTCGACGCTACATTGATGAGTACAGAAATGACTACACTCAAGGATGTGAACCTGGACATCGCCAAAGAGACCATGAAAGCCGGTATCAGAACCATAGTAGCAAGTCTTCTGGTAGAAGTGGAAGAAGTAGTTATAAAAGCAAACACAGGATTCACCACAGTACTTCACATCGTCGTTCACATGGG AAGAGTCACCGAAGGAAAAGAACCAGGAGTGTAGAGGATGATGAGGAGGGTCACCTGATCTGTCAGAGTGGAGACGTACTAAGTGCAAGAT aTGAAATTGTTGATACTTTAGGTGAAGGAGCTTTTGGAAAAGTGGTGGAGTGCATCGATCATAAAGC GGGAGGTAGACATGTAGcagtaaaaatagttaaaaatgtgGATAGATACTGTGAAGCTGCTCGCTCAGAAATACAAGTTCTGGAACACCTGAATACAACAGACCCCAACAGTACTTT CCGCTGTGTCCAGATGTTGGAATGGTTTGAGCATCATGGTCacatttgcattgtttttgaACTACTGGGACTTAGTACTTACGACTTCATTAAAGAAAATGGTTTTCTACCATTTCGACTGGATCATATCAGAAAGATGGCGTATCAGATATGCAAGTCTGTGAATT TTTTGCACAGTAATAAGTTGACTCACACAGACTTAAAGCCTGAAAACATCTTATTTGTGCAGTCTGACTACACAGAGGCATATAATCCCAAAATA AAACGTGATGAGCGCACCTTAGTAAATCCAGATATTAAAGTTGTAGACTTTGGTAGTGCAACATATGATGACGAACATCACAGTACATTGGTATCTACAAGACATTATAGAGCACCTGAAGTTATTTTAG cCCTAGGGTGGTCCCAACCATGTGATGTCTGGAGTATAGGATGCATTCTTATTGAATACTATCTTGGGTTTACCGTATTTCCA acACACGATAGTAAGGAGCATTTAGCAATGATGGAAAGGATTCTTGGACCTCTACCAAAACATATGATACAGAAAACCAG GAAACGTAAATATTTTCACCACGATCGATTAGACTGGGATGAACACAGTTCTGCCGGCAGATATGTTTCAAGACGCTGTAAACCTCTGAAG gaaTTTATGCTTTCTCAAGATGTTGAACATGAGCGTCTCTTTGACCTCATTCAGAAAATGTTGGAGTATGATCCAGCCAAAAGAATTACTCTCAAAGAAGCCTTAAAGCATCCTTTCTTTGACCTTCTGAAGAAAAGTATATAG